The sequence below is a genomic window from Salicibibacter cibarius.
AGGAGAGTATACCAAAAAAATCCGAATATTCCTTTATCTATTCAAGCCGACATCATCGGTGATAGGACCGGGGGGAGAAATTATCATCCTCCGGATATCGACGAGATGAAATTCGAATCTGAGCTCGCCGCTGAGATCGGAAAAGAGGCTAAAAATATTAGCAAAGATCAGGTATTGAACCATATTTTCGGATACGCGATAAGTAATGATGTGACCGCCCCGCAATATTTTCATGAAGACGGATGGTAGGAAAATCATTTGATACGTTCACACCGTTAGGATCGTATTTAGAAACAGAGTTGGATCCTTTAAACGCAAGGATTGAGGCAAGGGTCGGCCATGTTGAAAAACAAAACAGTCCAATCAATTTAATGATTGTTCCTATTAAGGACATGGTCGCTTACTTATCAAGTGTCATGACCTTAAAAAAGGGAGCGGTAATGAGAGAAATTGGATAACACGTGTTTTGCACAAAAAATTAACGGATATCTAACGAGTGTGGGATTTTAAAACTATTGTGTGCCGGTGCCAAGAAGAGAATCCTCTATAAATAAATGTTGAATCAGAGAACAACCTTGAACTTGAAAAGATGATACGTGAAATCAGGAAACAGTATAAGGAAAGGCAGGGATGGCGACGCAAGAACTGATTGAGAATATATCCCCAAAAGGGTTTAAGAAAGATAATGTCGTAATAAAAAAGTTTAACTTTTTATCATCTCAATCCATGCCCCTTAGGAAAACAACACCGACACAACGCCTCCACCGCTTCATCAATCTCCTCCGGTTTTAATTTTGCAAAGCCGATGATCAGTGTCGCCGGTATGCTTCCCGATGCTTTTTGCATAAAACGTTGAATGGAATATAGTTCAAGGTCCATCTTTTCCGCTCGCTCTATAATCGCTTCGATTGGTTCCTCTATATCCAAATGCAACAAAAAGTGCAAGCCGGCTTTTTCTCCTTCCACCTGAACGCGTGATCCGAAATGTTGCTGTATCGCAGCGATCAGCTTTTCTCTCAGCTCTTTATAGTATTTGCTCATGCGTTTAATGTGCTTATCATAGTCGCCACTTTTCAGAAAACGAGCCAGGGTCAATTGCGTGAGAACGGAAGTCGTTTGCATAAAATGTAGCCCTTTTTCTTTGAAAATATCGATCAACCCCAACGGCAATGCCATGTAACTCATCCTAAGATCTGGAAGTAGTGATTTCGAAAAAGAGTCGATATATATTACTTTTTCATTGACGTCCAAGCTTTGTAATGAAGGAATGATGTCTCCCTCGTATTTAAACTCGGAATCATAATCATCTTCGATCACATATCTATTTTCCGTTTCATAGCACCAATGAAGCAATTCTGTTCGGCGTGACACCGGCATAATCGATCCTGTCGGCATTTGGTGGGAAGGGGTGACGATCGCGATATTCGCAGGTGTTTTCCGTAATTTTTCTACTTCTATGCCACGCTCATCCACAGGTACGTGATAGACGGGGGTACCCATCGTTTTTAACAAGGAACTGAGGCGATGATACCCTGGTTCTTCGATGGCAAACGGTTCGCTTTCGGCAATAACCATTAGGAATAGCTGCAAGAGCCATTGCATGCTCGCGCCGATGACAATTTGTTCGGGTTCACAGATGACCCCGCGCGTATGCCGGATTTTATTGGCCACAATTTCCCGTAGTTTATAGATGCCTTGGGGATGGTTAATATCTGAAAGCAAAGCTTTATCTTCGCTCATCGCTTTCTGCTCACTTTGGTGCCAATCATGAAAAGGAAAAAGGGAAGCGTCCACGCCCATGTGGGAGAAGGAATAACGATACGATTTCGGGCGAGTTTCCGATAATTTGGGGTCGAGCTTCTTTTCTACGTTTAGAGGGCGAATCGGATGGATCGTTTCCACGAAATAACCGCTTCGTTCTTTCGTGTATAAATACCCTTCCGCGATCAGTTGACTATAAGCAGAAAGGACACTGTTTTGGCTAACGTTCAATGATGTCGCTAGCGTCCGTTTTGAAGGCAGTTTAGTTTCAGCCGCCAACGTTCCTTGCAAAATTTCATTTTTTATCCATTCATAAATTTGTTTATAAACAGGAAGTGAATGGTCTCGATCAATCGGGATATGAAGCATGCTAACCTCCAACTGGTACCATTATAAATTTAAAATTGGTACTGTTAAGGATATCAAAAAACGCTTACAATGACAAAAACATTGATTCATGAAAGCGCTATAAATGAGGAGGTTTTCATATGACTACTTGGCAAGAAAAAAGAGATCGTTATATTCCCAAAGGCGTGGGAAATGGCAATCGAGCAATTGCGAGCCACGGCAAAGGGGCAACGATTTACGATGAGGAAGAAAACGTCTACATTGATTTCGCCGGAGCGATCGGTGTCATGAATGTCGGGCATTCTCACCCAAAAGTCGTGGAAGCTGCCCAACAACAAATCGATAAAGTGGCTCATCCCGGCTTTAACGTCATCATGTATGACGGCTACATTAAGCTTGCCGAGCGTCTTTCCAAGCTCGCCCCGGGGGATTTTGATAAAAAAACACTATTGTTGAATAGCGGAGCCGAAGCAGTGGAGAACGCGGTGAAAATTGCGCGGAAAGCGACAGGCAGACAAGCGGTCGTGACGTTTAAACGCGGATTTCATGGTCGGACAAATATGACGATGGCTATGACCGGCAAGGTGAAACCATATAAATTTGGGTTTGGCCCTTTTGCACCTGAAGTCTACCATGCGCCTTATCCGTATATGTTTCGCAAGCCGGAAGAACAAGGCGATGACACCTATGTAAAGTCTGCGATCGATGATTTTGATTTATTTTTAAAAACGGAAGTGGCGCCTGAAGAAGTAGCGTGTGTTGTGATGGAGCCGGTGCAAGGGGAAGGCGGCTTTATCATTCCGCCGAAGGCTTTTGTGGAATATGTTGCGAAGCGCTGCCAAGAACACGGCATTCTTTTAGTGGCGGACGAGATCCAAACCGGGTTCGCACGTACCGGTGCTTGGTTCGCGAGTGAACATTTCGGTATTACACCTGATTTAATGACGCTATCAAAATCGTTAGCGGCCGGCTTTCCATTAAGTGCTGTTGTTGGAAAAGCTGACGTTATGGATGCGGCTAATCCTGGTGAACTAGGTGGAACATTCACAGGTAATGCTGTTGCGTGTCAAGCAGCTCTAGCTGTCTTGGATATCATTGAAGAAGAAAATTTAAATGAGCGTGCGGAAGTCGTCGGTCGTCAATTTGAAGATAAAGTTCGCACTTGGGAAGAGAAATATTCATTTGTTCGCGGTTTTCGCCGTTTAGGCGCGATGGCTGCTTTTGAAATCGTTAAAGGCGATGGAAAGACGCCGGATGCAGAGAAAACAGCCGCGATTTTAAAAGCCGCCAATGCTTCGGGACTTTTACTGCTTTCTTCAGGTTTGTACAGTAATGTCATACGTTTTCTAGCACCGGTCGTAATCACGGATAAAGAATTGGATAAAGGGTTAGAAATCCTTGAAGACGTATTGAAGCAACAGTGAGGGGGATCTACGATGAAACAACAAATGTACATTGATGGACAATGGCAAGGTGAAGAATTGACCCACATTGAGGTCATCAATCCTGCAACGAAACAAGTGGTTGGAACGGTGCCGAACGGAGGGAAAAACGAAGCAAAACAAGCGGTGGACGCGGCTCATGCTGCTTTTGCTTCCTGGTCAACATTGACGGCACAAGAACGTGGTAGACTTTTAGCCGTATGGCATCGACTAATCGAAGAAAATAAAGAAGACATTGGAAAAATCATGACGATGGAACAAGGGAAACCTCTAAAGGAAGCGATAGGGGAAGTCGGGTATGCCAATGGTTTTATCTCGTGGTACGCCGAAGAAGCGAAGCGAATTTACGGGGAAACCATTCCGGCTTCTCACGCGAATAAACGCATATTCGTGCAAAAACAGCCGGTCGGTGTTGTGGCAGCCATCACCCCTTGGAACTTCCCGGCCGCGATGATTACGCGCAAGGTAGGACCGGCCCTCGCTGCAGGTTGTACTGCGGTTATTAAACAGGCAGAAGAAACGCCTCTGACTGCTTTAAAATTGGCAGAACTCGCCGAAGAAGCCGGTATCCCCGCGGGAGTCGTCAATGTCATCACCGGTAATCCACAAGAGATCGGGGATACATGGCTTGAGGATGAACGTGTACGGAAGATCACGTTTACAGGCTCCACTGAAGTTGGAAAACAGTTAATGAAAGGGGCCGCTGAAACGGTTAAGAAGGTGTCGCTTGAACTCGGCGGCCACGCACCATTTATCGTTATGGAGGATGCAGATTTAGACAAAGCGGTGGAACATTTAATCGGATCGAAATTCCGCAATTCCGGACAAACGTGTATTTGCACGAATCGCGTGTATGTACAAGTATCGATTTTGGAAACCTTCAGCGAAAAATTCAAAGCTGCCGTGGCTGATCTGACGACTGGAAACGGATTGGAAGAAAACGTTGATCTGGGACCATTGATTAATGATCAAGCGATTGGAAAAGTCCAGAACCATCTCGATGACGCGACAACAAAGGGTGGAGAAGTATTAGTCGGTGGAAATAGCTTTGTGAAAAACGAAGGCCAATATTTTGAACCAACCATTATATCCGGCGCCAGCGACGACATGCTCTGCATGAATGAAGAAACATTTGGCCCCGTCGCACCGATTGCTTCTTTTCAGACCGAAGAAGAAGTCATTCAGCGTGCGAACAACTCTCCCTTCGGTTTAGCAGCTTATGTGTTCTCGGAAAACATCGGGAAAGCTGTACGCGTCAGCGAAGAATTGGAATACGGCATTGTCGGCGTCAATGACGGACTTCCTTCTGTGCCGCAGGCGCCATTTGGAGGAATGAAGGAAAGTGGTTTAGGCAGAGAGGGTGGTCACCACGGGATAGGAGAGTATTTGGAAGTGAAGTATATTTCGTTGGGGATCTAGGTTATTTACTTCCCATACGATCCTCGCGAATAGCTCTATAATCGAATATTCAATGGAGGAATAACTATGAGTAAACAATCATTATTGTTTTATGGCGGAAAAATACTAACAATGAGCGATGGAATAGAAAGTGCGGAAGCAGTAGCTGTGAAAGGAAATGAAATTGTTTGTGTAGGCTCATACGAAGAGTGTGAAGCTTCATTACAAGGGCAAGGAGAAATAAGAGAAATAAATTTAAAGGGTAAATCTCTACTCCCTGGATTTGTTGACCCTCATGCCCACTTAATGATGTTGGGTATGGCTTATAGTTGGGCAGATATTAGTTACCCTAAAGTTAAAAGTATTGGTGATATCATTGCTGTTTTAAGGGAACAAAAAAAGAAAACACCTGCGGGAAGTATTATTCGTGGATTTGGACTCGATCAAAGAAATCTTGAGGAAAAACGATATCCAACAGCTGATGAGCTGGATGAGGTTGCTGAAGATTGCCCCGTTCAAATTATGCATATAAGCGGGCATAATAATGTAGTTAATAATTATTTACTTCAGGAACTAGGAATTAATAAGAATGTAGATGATCCTATAGGTGGAGCCATAGGAAGATATGAGAATGGACTCCCGAATGGCCAGTTGTTCGATAGCGCCAATGATCATTTTGCTAAAAAATCCGGTGTCGTGATTGGAAGCAACGGTCCTAACATTCATATGCCGGATACACCTGAAAATTTACAAAACCTTGTTGCGGTTGGTCAGAAACAATGCCTTTTATCGGGTGTGACAACAATTAATGATCCTCAGGTTACAAAACAGGAGATGGAATCTTTTCAGGAAGCTCGAAATAATAACCTTCTAAAAATGCGTATTGTGATGTCTATTCTATCTACGTACTTAGATGAATTGACTCAGCTTGGATTTAGATCCGGCTTTGGTGATGACCAACTTTCGATCGGTTCCATTAAATTGTACGCAGACGGCTCCCTAAATTCCGGTACCGCATACTTGTCTTCTGGTTATTTAGACAGCAGTCGTAAACAAGGATATCTTTATCATGAACCGGAACGTTTTAAAGAAATACTTGTGAAAGCGCATAGACAAGGTTTCCAGACCATTACACATGCTCAGGGCGATGGTGCAATTCAATTAGTCATTGATGGTGTGAGAGCGTCACAAGAGCAATCACCGAGGAGTGATGTACGACATCGAATTGAACATTGCGGATTACCGGATCCGGCTCAGATCCAAGATATTTCTGAATTAAAAATTTGGCCTGTTCCTCAACCACAGCATGTATATCAGTTTGGTGAAGGGGTTGTACGAGCAGTCGGTGACCATGGTGATAATTTTTCACCATATGGGTGGTTTAAAGATCAAAATATACCTATCGTATTGTCATCAGATGCGCCGGTTGCTCCTCCAAACCCATTGCAGGCTATTTATGCAGCCGTCACGCGTTCCACATTACAAGGAAACGTTGTAGGTGCTGACCACCGAATCTCTCTTACTGAAGCTTTAAAAGGCTATACGATTGAAGCGGCTAAAGCTATACATCGTGAAGATTCTATTGGATCCATCGAAAAAGGCAAACTAGCTGATTTTGT
It includes:
- a CDS encoding fumarylacetoacetate hydrolase family protein, with the translated sequence MKFESELAAEIGKEAKNISKDQVLNHIFGYAISNDVTAPQYFHEDGW
- a CDS encoding fumarylacetoacetate hydrolase family protein; amino-acid sequence: MVGKSFDTFTPLGSYLETELDPLNARIEARVGHVEKQNSPINLMIVPIKDMVAYLSSVMTLKKGAVMREIG
- a CDS encoding PLP-dependent aminotransferase family protein, yielding MLHIPIDRDHSLPVYKQIYEWIKNEILQGTLAAETKLPSKRTLATSLNVSQNSVLSAYSQLIAEGYLYTKERSGYFVETIHPIRPLNVEKKLDPKLSETRPKSYRYSFSHMGVDASLFPFHDWHQSEQKAMSEDKALLSDINHPQGIYKLREIVANKIRHTRGVICEPEQIVIGASMQWLLQLFLMVIAESEPFAIEEPGYHRLSSLLKTMGTPVYHVPVDERGIEVEKLRKTPANIAIVTPSHQMPTGSIMPVSRRTELLHWCYETENRYVIEDDYDSEFKYEGDIIPSLQSLDVNEKVIYIDSFSKSLLPDLRMSYMALPLGLIDIFKEKGLHFMQTTSVLTQLTLARFLKSGDYDKHIKRMSKYYKELREKLIAAIQQHFGSRVQVEGEKAGLHFLLHLDIEEPIEAIIERAEKMDLELYSIQRFMQKASGSIPATLIIGFAKLKPEEIDEAVEALCRCCFPKGHGLR
- the gabT gene encoding 4-aminobutyrate--2-oxoglutarate transaminase is translated as MTTWQEKRDRYIPKGVGNGNRAIASHGKGATIYDEEENVYIDFAGAIGVMNVGHSHPKVVEAAQQQIDKVAHPGFNVIMYDGYIKLAERLSKLAPGDFDKKTLLLNSGAEAVENAVKIARKATGRQAVVTFKRGFHGRTNMTMAMTGKVKPYKFGFGPFAPEVYHAPYPYMFRKPEEQGDDTYVKSAIDDFDLFLKTEVAPEEVACVVMEPVQGEGGFIIPPKAFVEYVAKRCQEHGILLVADEIQTGFARTGAWFASEHFGITPDLMTLSKSLAAGFPLSAVVGKADVMDAANPGELGGTFTGNAVACQAALAVLDIIEEENLNERAEVVGRQFEDKVRTWEEKYSFVRGFRRLGAMAAFEIVKGDGKTPDAEKTAAILKAANASGLLLLSSGLYSNVIRFLAPVVITDKELDKGLEILEDVLKQQ
- a CDS encoding NAD-dependent succinate-semialdehyde dehydrogenase codes for the protein MYIDGQWQGEELTHIEVINPATKQVVGTVPNGGKNEAKQAVDAAHAAFASWSTLTAQERGRLLAVWHRLIEENKEDIGKIMTMEQGKPLKEAIGEVGYANGFISWYAEEAKRIYGETIPASHANKRIFVQKQPVGVVAAITPWNFPAAMITRKVGPALAAGCTAVIKQAEETPLTALKLAELAEEAGIPAGVVNVITGNPQEIGDTWLEDERVRKITFTGSTEVGKQLMKGAAETVKKVSLELGGHAPFIVMEDADLDKAVEHLIGSKFRNSGQTCICTNRVYVQVSILETFSEKFKAAVADLTTGNGLEENVDLGPLINDQAIGKVQNHLDDATTKGGEVLVGGNSFVKNEGQYFEPTIISGASDDMLCMNEETFGPVAPIASFQTEEEVIQRANNSPFGLAAYVFSENIGKAVRVSEELEYGIVGVNDGLPSVPQAPFGGMKESGLGREGGHHGIGEYLEVKYISLGI
- a CDS encoding amidohydrolase, which encodes MSKQSLLFYGGKILTMSDGIESAEAVAVKGNEIVCVGSYEECEASLQGQGEIREINLKGKSLLPGFVDPHAHLMMLGMAYSWADISYPKVKSIGDIIAVLREQKKKTPAGSIIRGFGLDQRNLEEKRYPTADELDEVAEDCPVQIMHISGHNNVVNNYLLQELGINKNVDDPIGGAIGRYENGLPNGQLFDSANDHFAKKSGVVIGSNGPNIHMPDTPENLQNLVAVGQKQCLLSGVTTINDPQVTKQEMESFQEARNNNLLKMRIVMSILSTYLDELTQLGFRSGFGDDQLSIGSIKLYADGSLNSGTAYLSSGYLDSSRKQGYLYHEPERFKEILVKAHRQGFQTITHAQGDGAIQLVIDGVRASQEQSPRSDVRHRIEHCGLPDPAQIQDISELKIWPVPQPQHVYQFGEGVVRAVGDHGDNFSPYGWFKDQNIPIVLSSDAPVAPPNPLQAIYAAVTRSTLQGNVVGADHRISLTEALKGYTIEAAKAIHREDSIGSIEKGKLADFVILDKNPYDTSVEEIPTIEVSETWISGEQVY